The Acanthopagrus latus isolate v.2019 chromosome 20, fAcaLat1.1, whole genome shotgun sequence genomic sequence TCGGCGTCGAGTGAAGATGATTCCCTCACAGTTTTCGCACTAAGAATCAGTCCAGAGAAATTCTCCACTCAGACAGTCAGCAGTGATGACCGGATCGATCAGCACCAGTTCTACTGGACGGCGTGTGAACGGGTCTAAACGCTCCAGACGGATCTCTCTCAGCACCTCTCCAGTGCCTCAGGTTCTCCCCTTTCAAGCCCACTGCCACCGTTCAGCTGCTTGTGACCATGATTAGTTTGAGTAGGACATTTTGTGCTTGTCGGCCCTTGTATCCAAACTACATGTGTGGCTTTGACCAGAgctgcatgttaaaaaaaacagaagtgaagtCCGTCTGTGATCGGTAACTTTTCATCCAATCGTCTCTCAGTTCTCGTTGGACCAAAGGTGTCATGAATGTGAACGATCTCCTCGTTGATTTCTGTTATTGACAGTATTTGTTGCACTACGCACAGTTTAAATGTAATCtgattcctcctcctcatgtcaGCGGAGTCGCTCCATCATCACTTCTATCTACCAGTTTTATACCATTTTAATAACCTGCCGTCACAGTGTGTCTTTTGGAGGTGAAATATGTGTTaatttatatttgtaaatatgtttttttcatgtgatatCTGATATCTATCTGGTGCTCATGTTGGCGTACTAGCTTCAGATACTTGTAGCCTGTGTGCCTCTCTGCCATTTTGAAGGTATTTGAAATAAACAGTCGTACCTGAAGAGTCCTGgtgttgtgctgcagctgctgttcacctgttcacctgcaGGTGTCGCTGTCGGCCAGGCGATGTAGCGTCTGTGTTTAACGCTCCGCTCCACCTGCTCTGCTGGTCTGTTCCAATAACCTGAGGTCCTCTCATTGATCAGCATCAGAATTCTTCAGTCACCTCACCTGTTCATTACTTCCTGTCTGAGACggctcagacaggaagtgatgcgaAAGTGATTGAAAGAAATTCATTAACAActatttatcaacctgactgtgAACTGATTCTGTTGACTGGAAACTGAACAGGGATCAATACACCCAGTGAGCAAAAGGATCAATGATCCAAACCAACAGAATTAATCAAAACTGATCAATTAACTGATCATCAGTAAATCTGTTTGCACATGTTCGCCGTGAACTTGATCAGtgactgtgtgaaaaaaaggaaagtagttgagtaaaagtatttaGTTacaacactcccacacacacacacactatacactgtacgtgtgtgtgcgtgtgtgtgtgtgtgtgatttatggTCTCTGAGGTGGAATTTTCCCAAAATAAGTTTGAGTCAACAGCAGCGACAGAGACGCCCTCACAGCAACACTGGTATGtataaacacagtgaacagtGTGAGGCagtgtgctgcacacacacactcacacagacacacacacacacacacacacagacacacacagacaaacacacacacactcacacagacacacagacaaacacacacacactcacacaaattgtgtgagtgtgtgtgtgtgtgtttgccacacttgtgtgtgtgtgtgtgggcggctGCAGTAGCCGGCTGTCTGACACTACAGTGAAACCTTGAGATGTCTCAGTGTGACATCCGATTTCTCCCACTCGTCCCACCTGAGCgccatcactgtgtgtgtgtgtgtgtgtgtgtgtgtgtgtgtgtgtgtgtgtgtgtgtgtgtgcgtgtgtgtgtgtgtgtgtgtaattactAAGGAGTAATCAGAACTTTTACTGGAGTAAAAATACTTGATCATAAGTCAAAGTCCACCATTAAACCCTCCTagttatgtaaaataaaagtagtgTAAAGTCTTCAGTGTCTCCAGACGAAGATGCCTGtcatctgataaactgcctccagtgatgtcactcagtgactgaggtgcattgtgggtagtgtagtcAATGGATTTTGAGTAGCAGTCTGTTGGTTTATAatctcaataaaaacaaatagaagtCAACACATCAGAACAGATATATCACCTTTGATTCCtcacattcttcttcctgttgtaaacctgctgcctacatcacccacaatgcacctcagccactgagtgacatcactggaggcagttacTCAGATGATGGGCAGCTTCTTCTGTCAGCCTCCTCTCTGATCTGCGTCACATGACCTCAGTGAAGGTCGAGTCAGATTTAAAGGTTCAGTCCGTAAAATGGAAATTCtaaaattcaaaatgatgttttcatttgtgtctgaTCACCTGAAACTGAGACTCATGTGTCTCTGTTACCTCAGAATGATGGTTGTGAGCAGGTCCTCGTCCTCAGAGTCCTTGTTTCTACAGTCATCCAGACAGGAAGTAGATTTAAAGATGGaacatttaaaacaggaaatataatatttgtaactttttgtttttgtttttattacagacaGCCAAGATCCAACAACTCATCTGTACTGATACTAATCTGATGTTTACAGTGTCAATCATCTCTGTTTCATCTGCATGATGATTTAATCAcagagctgtcacacacacacacacacacacacacacacacacacacacacacacacacacacacacagaaggtaAATATATAAAGATTTGAGCTCCCTCTTTTAAGTTTATCTCTGTTGGATCGACTGCTcgttataataataataataataataataataataataataataataataataataataataataataataataataattctttaTGTGCACACAACACATTATGCAGAATAAACAAACGTTACAGATCACTTACAGCTGCGTTAAGTAAGAATCAACCAGCTGTTTCCTCccaacagacagcagagtgccagctaactgctgctagctgtagctacCATTatctagttagctcagttagccgtgcagctagctgtCCTGTTAGCTGTCCTGAATATGTCCCAGAGGTGAGGTAACAGAGTACAAATACTCAGTTACTGTCCTCCAGTTCATGTCTGtgtcctctgagtctctgtgtgacttctcctctctacacctgaactttctcctcctcacattttcagaacagcctcgttacttcagtttgatgcatctgaggtgaattctggattcttgttatttcccaacatcagcagactgatgtggaccaatcagacgcagcgagacgagacaaagacgtaaaagccgtaaacagacagagagggaggctggaatgtggagaaaaggcgtgttagtgtctcgtatctgcagagagtttctgattttctctctttgttgctgctcgggacgctttaccaacccaacatgtgtctatttgacgtcctgggaatgagactcaacaatcaactgtctttgtggtgcgttcaggaacagctgggacaaatcctactgattctacctttaactttaatagtctttgaattctattaatatgacgtgagcttcagttagctttgagcacaaatgtccttcagagggagactttttactctgatactctgagtccatgtcagagcctgaactctgttactgtgctggaggaaacaagctggatcagaacttctgtGTATCTGGAGGTCAGGATGTTGGACTCCTGGAACCACtgagccagagaccactgtctGAGACTGTGTTCCAACATTTGTCAGTGAGAAATCACTGGATCTGTTTCCCAGCGACAGAACTGGATGTTTCTGACAGAATGTCGACACGTCTCAGTCGATGTTTGTTACTACAAAACCGaacagaaccacaacatcagaCCCGTTTCatatgagcacacacacacacgcacacacacacacacacacacacacacacacacacacacacagtctaatTCAGCTGTTGAACTGCATGTTGTACTTTCTGTAcgtgtttctattattttgtccagcACATTTAAACAACAGAACCCCTCGTGCAGCCACATCACAGCATCATGACTCTGACCCACAAACGATCCAGTTCTAATAAAGGTCAGAAGTGATCGATCGCCTGTATTGATAACTGTTAACTGTCTGCAGCTTCACCTGCTGTCTGggaccaaacaaacactgatgttcTCACTTTAAACATCATGTTTGGATCAGAACCATCAGCAGCTGAGTCTGGGTTGTGTTTAAACACTGAGTGTCCTGGTTTATTGGACAGCGTCTGAACAGATTCTGTGTAAAAGTTTGGATCAGAACAACATGAATGATTTCTGTCATGGTGTGAACAAATAACTACAACAGAACCAAACCCAGCAGATCCGATGATGTTCCTTTATACACACTTCTGtcatgaaacaataaaaacaacatgtgcaTCAAATATACAGGCGACATTTTAATAACCGTCATTAACAAACGCTCATTAAACTTTAATCAACATCAAACTGCTGTTTGAGTTCTGCAGCAGGATCGCTCACATCTGGACCTGCAGGTTCCGTCCAGATGTCAGCAAATATGCTGCTGCAGCAAAACTGgattttaaaagacagaaatcaacgaaacaaactgagacatttCTGTTGGAGTCGTTCTGCTCATCTCAGCTGTGAGTCTGTTCACTGATGCAggttattatatattaatattaatatcaatattACACTTCACAGAGAACAGAAGCAGTCCGACAGTTCGGTGACCCAGGACGGGTCCATGTTCTCcttcatgtgtgtgaatgagcaGAGTTCGGCTCAGTTCTGACAGGAGCACTTGCACTCTGACACCACCGGGTACTGGACCGGTATCCAGGCGCATTTCAGACCCCCCTTTTTCTGCAGGCAGCGCCATCGCAGGATGGTGAAATGAGTCGATTTGGCGGGTTTGCAGAACATCCCTTCTGGGACCGAACAGGACCGCTTATTGTAGCAGCTGCCCGTCTTCACGTAGCGCGGCCAGAACCGGCTGCCCAGGTCGTTCCAGGCGTGAACCACCGGGCAGAGGGCGTACGACCACagccacagctgcagcctcctccgCAGCTTCCTGCTCGGCTTCTGCTTCTTGCCGTGCTGGACCTCGAACTCCATGGCCCGGATCTCTTTGGGCATCGCTCCGGACAGCTTCTGCCGCAGCTCCGCTTCGCTCCCGTCCTCGCTCCCCGCGTACCGGTCCTCCGGCGGGGGCACGGACATGAAGTGCGGGTCGAAGTGGCTGCCCAGCGCGCTCCTCAGCTCCGTCTCGTTCAGGTCCTTCTCCCGGGGGTCCAGCACCGGGTCCGGGTCCTCTTTTAGCTCCACTATGGGCAGAGTGTCACTGGGAATGGGCCGCAGCAGATAGTAGTGTTGGCACGTGCCCTCCTCGATCCTGAAGCCCAGAGAGAGCACGAGCATACACAGAGCCAGGACGCACCACGAGTTATCCATCCTGTCCACCGCGGACAGGCCCGGGTCCGGGTGATCCTCCCACAGGGAACAGGGTCGGGACTCCCACAGGGAACAGGGTCGGGACTCCCACAGGGAACAGGGTCGGGACTCCCACAGGGAACCGGGTCGGGACTCCCACAGGGAACAGGGTCGGGACTCCCACAGGGAACCGGGTCGGGACTCCCACAGGGAACAGGGTCGGGACTCCCACAGGGAACCGGGTCGGGTCTCCCTAGGAGCGTCAGGCTGGAGGGAACTTATCCAAGTTTGTGCCGAGCGCGCAGCAGACGCACCGGGGGAAGAACCGCGGCGCGACGCTGCACAACTTCTCAGAAACTTTCCGCTGCTggcggagcagagagagagagcgggacCAGGAGAAGGGGGACCTCACAGTCCATGATCCGGGTCCCCGCCTGAGAAAAGACGGACTCAGCCCCGGGTCAGCAGGTCCGGGTGAGACAGCTGAGCGGCCGGCGGCTCGCTGATCCCAGTCCGCATGTTGCTGCCGCCTCCTGTAGTTCTCCTGCCGCCTCCTCTGGTCCTCCTGCCGCCTCCTCTGGTCCTCCTGCCGCCTCCTCTGGTCCTCCTGCCGCCTCCTCTGGTTCTCCTGCCGCCTCCTCTGGTCCTCCTGCCGCCTCCTCTGGTTCTCCTGCCGCCTCCTCTGGTCCTCCTGCCGCCTCCTCTGGTCCTCCTGCCGCCTCCTCTggttctcctgctgcagactgaagtGAAGCCGCCTCAGACTGCAGCCCAACATGCAGCGGGGCGGTGATGTaaccctgcagagagagagagactcccCCTGTCccgccaaaacacacacacacacacacacacacacacacacacacacacacacacacacacacacacacacacacacacacacacacacacacactgatgagtcACTATCTTCAGTATTTCACTGTGAGTAAAACTACATCATCAGAAAAATCAACTTGAagtcagtgatggaaagtaactaagtacattcaggaggaggtgatggaggaggtgatggaggaggaggtgatggaggtgatggaggtgatggaggaggtgatggaggaggaggtgatggaggtgatggaggtgatggaggtgatggaggaggtgatggaggaggaggtgatggaggtgatggaggtgatggaggtgatggaggaggaggtgatggaggtgatggaggaggtgatggaggtgatggaggtgatggaggtgatggaggaggaggtgttggaggtgatggaggaggaggtgatggaggtgatggagttgatggaggtgatggaggaggaggtgatggaggtgatggaggtgatggaggtgatggaggaggagatgatggaggtgatggaggtgatggaggaggaggtgatggaggtgatggaggaggaggtgatgaggtgatggaggtgatggaggaggaggtgatggaggtgatggaggtgatggaggaggaggtgatggaggtgatggaggtgacggaggaggaggtgatggaggtgatggaggtgatggaggaggaggtgatggaggaggaggtgatgaggtgatggaggtgatggaggtgatggaggtgatggaggtgatggaggtgatggaggtgatgaacACACATCAGTCTCAGGTGTGTCAGAGGAAACTTTCAGCCCGACTGTCACTGAAACATCCAGGGTGGTTTTAAAGGACCAGTCCACGTCTCTGTCAGCACCGAGATCCAAACTGACGTAAAGAACACGAGCTGGActctggagctgctcagctggactctggagctgctcagctggactctggagctgctcagctggactctggagctgctcagctggactctggagctgctcagctgaGCTGTgggtgtttactcctccagcTCCGGCTCTGCAGGAGCTGGAGTTAgtttctgggtgaactgttcctttaacagtgGCCGTGCAGCTGCTTTATTTGCAGTAGATGAAGGTTGGAAGCTGACAGGTGACAGCTGACCCGGCTTGCTGCAGAGAACTGGATCAGAACGTCCGCCAGCTGAAACACGACAGAGTCATCATGACTCTGAAGCCTCGCAGCGTGAGAGCTCAGAGTCAGAttcagacccccccccccccacccgctGTTTAAAAGGAGTTGTGGGTAATTTTCTGGCCCGCTGACGTGACTGTGTGACGGGCGCCGCTAAACTGTCATATCTCTGTGGAGAGGAAGTCAGCGGCTCCGATAagacttcctctctctctgtaaacCTTTTATCCTTCACTTCCATATCGGGGTCACAGAA encodes the following:
- the nog3 gene encoding noggin-3, which produces MDNSWCVLALCMLVLSLGFRIEEGTCQHYYLLRPIPSDTLPIVELKEDPDPVLDPREKDLNETELRSALGSHFDPHFMSVPPPEDRYAGSEDGSEAELRQKLSGAMPKEIRAMEFEVQHGKKQKPSRKLRRRLQLWLWSYALCPVVHAWNDLGSRFWPRYVKTGSCYNKRSCSVPEGMFCKPAKSTHFTILRWRCLQKKGGLKCAWIPVQYPVVSECKCSCQN